The Skermanella rosea sequence GTGGCCGAACTGACTGCAATCGCTGGCCAGCGGCCGGTGGTGACCAAGGCCCGCAAGTCGATCGCTCAGTTCAAGCTGCGTGAAGGCATGTCGATCGGCTGCAAGGTGACCCTGCGTCGCGAGCGCATGTACGAGTTCCTCGACCGTCTGGTGACGGTTGCCCTGCCGCGTGTCCGCGACTTCCGCGGCGTGCCGGGCAACAGCTTCGACGGCCGCGGCAACTACGCCATGGGCTTGAAAGAGCAGATCATCTTCCCGGAAATCGATTACGACAAGATCGACGAGATCCGGGGCATGGACATCATCATCGTGACGACTGCGAAGACCGACAAGGAGGCCAAGGCGCTCCTCAAGGGCTTCGACATGCCGTTCGTCAGCTGAGCGGCAGGAG is a genomic window containing:
- the rplE gene encoding 50S ribosomal protein L5, producing MTTRLKKQYDDVVRPKLKAEFNYANDMEVPRIEKIVINMGVGEATSDGKKVNSAVAELTAIAGQRPVVTKARKSIAQFKLREGMSIGCKVTLRRERMYEFLDRLVTVALPRVRDFRGVPGNSFDGRGNYAMGLKEQIIFPEIDYDKIDEIRGMDIIIVTTAKTDKEAKALLKGFDMPFVS